CGTTGTTGTATGATGATTTGGCATTATTGCTTTCCTTGATACTATTTCTAGTCGAGACTTTGTCTGTATTAAGCTTAGCAAAAAGTGACGTTCTCCTCTTGGTTCGAGTAACTACTTTAGGTTAACTACTCTTAGTACGGTATTTGCGAATGCGAACAATTAACATTGACAACAAGCCTTCAGCCGTTATATCGTCTGCCCTTAACTTCGTTCCCTTGTTTCTTTTATGATAAAAAGTACGTATTTTGTAGGTTTGTTTTTTCTCACCGCCATTGCTGAAATAATTGGATGCTACCTGCCTTACTTATGGCTTAACCAAAATAAGTCTGTATGGCTACTAGTTCCTGCAGCGCTGAGTTTGACCGTATTTTCGTGGCTGCTGACGCTACACCCGGATGACGCAGGGCGAA
This genomic stretch from Vibrio marisflavi CECT 7928 harbors:
- a CDS encoding YnfA family protein gives rise to the protein MIKSTYFVGLFFLTAIAEIIGCYLPYLWLNQNKSVWLLVPAALSLTVFSWLLTLHPDDAGRTYAMYGGIYVVTAILWLWGIERVVPSRWDITGGLVILFGVAIIYFGNN